A genomic window from Gossypium hirsutum isolate 1008001.06 chromosome D10, Gossypium_hirsutum_v2.1, whole genome shotgun sequence includes:
- the LOC107925134 gene encoding receptor-like protein kinase HSL1 encodes MLFHFLSFLLLLFFIFTFPSLSLSLNQEGLYLLQLKSSLSDPDSALSSWNPRHPTPCNWRGVSCDAATASVTSLDLSNANLAGPFPSFLCRLQNLSYISFYFNNINSTIPDISTCRNLVHLDLSQNLLTGELPHTLADLLNLKYLDLTGNNISGDFPASFGRFQKLEVLSLVYNLLDGTIPAFLGNISTLKMLNLSYNPFSPGRIPPELGNLTNLEILWLTECNLVGEIPDSLGKLKKLADLDLALNHLVGNIPSSLTELVSVVQIELYNNSLTGELPRGFSNLTNLRLLDVSMNRLTGKIPDELTRLPLESLNLYSNNLEGTLPPSIADSPALYELRIFQNRLTGELPQNLGKNSPLRWFDVSSNQFTGPIPTSLCEKGKLEEMLMIYNSFSGQIPSSLANCRSLNRIRLGYNKLSGEIPTGFWGLPHVYLLELVNNSFSGPIGKSIANAANLSLLIISRNEFNGFLPEELGLVNNLAKLSASDNKFNGALPKSIVNLDGLGILDLHGNELEGELPNGIDSLKKLNELNLANNKFSGKIPDGIGSLSVLNYLDLSDNQLTGRIPLTLQSLKLNQLNLSNNLLSGELPPLFDKDMYKNSFLGNPGLCGNYSGSCGGKDEDKLKGYVWLLRSIFILAGLVFVVGVVWFYLKYRNYQKAKAIDKSKWTLMSFHKLGFSEYEILDCLDEDNVIGRGSSGKVYKVVLSSGEAVAVKKLWGGLKKGCDSVDLEKGHAESQVQDDGFQAEVETLGKIRHKNIVKLWCSCTTRDCKLLVYEYMPNGSLGDLLHSCKSGSLGWPTRYKIIVDAAEGLSYLHHDCVPPIVHRDVKSNNILLDGDFGARVADFGVAKVVDAAGKVAKSMSVIAGSCGYIAPEYAYTLRVNEKSDIYSFGVVILELVTGRLPIDPEFGEKDLVKWVCTTLNQKGVDYVLDSKLNPCFKEEMCKVLNIGLLCTSPLPINRPSMRRVVKLLQEAGAENQLKAAKKDGKLTPYYYEDGSDQGSVA; translated from the exons ATGCTCTTCCATTTCCTctcctttctcctcctcctcttcttcaTCTTCACTTTCCCTTCACTTTCCCTGTCTCTCAACCAAGAAGGTCTCTACCTTCTCCAACTCAAATCCTCACTTTCCGACCCAGACTCCGCCCTTTCTTCATGGAACCCTCGCCACCCTACTCCATGCAACTGGCGCGGTGTTTCTTGCGACGCCGCCACCGCTTCCGTCACTTCCCTTGACCTCTCCAACGCTAACCTCGCCGGTCCTTTCCCTTCCTTCCTTTGTCGCCTCCAAAACCTTTCCTACATTAGCTTCTATTTCAACAATATCAATTCCACCATACCCGACATCTCCACGTGTCGAAATCTCGTCCACCTTGATCTCTCTCAGAACCTTCTTACCGGTGAGCTTCCTCACACTTTGGCTGACCTCCTTAATCTTAAATACCTTGATTTGACCGGTAATAATATCTCCGGAGATTTTCCGGCGTCGTTTGGACGGTTTCAGAAGCTCGAGGTTTTGTCCCTCGTTTACAATCTGCTAGACGGAACTATCCCTGCTTTTTTGGGGAACATTAGTACGcttaaaatgttgaatttgtcGTACAACCCGTTTAGTCCGGGTCGGATCCCGCCGGAGCTTGGGAACTTGACCAACTTGGAGATTTTGTGGCTCACCGAGTGTAATTTAGTCGGCGAGATACCTGACTCACTGGGGAAACTCAAGAAACTTGCTGATTTAGACCTTGCACTTAACCATTTGGTCGGGAATATACCGAGTTCGCTCACGGAGTTGGTCAGTGTAGTTCAGATTGAGCTCTACAACAACTCGTTGACGGGCGAGTTACCTCGCGGGTTCTCGAATTTAACCAACCTGAGACTCCTCGACGTGTCGATGAACCGGTTAACTGGGAAGATTCCGGACGAGCTAACTCGGCTACCACTTGAAAGTCTCAACCTTTACTCCAACAACTTGGAAGGAACATTGCCACCGAGTATCGCTGACTCACCAGCTCTGTACGAACTCAGAATCTTTCAGAACCGACTCACTGGTGAGTTACCTCAAAATCTCGGCAAAAACTCACCGCTCAGATGGTTCGATGTGTCCAGCAACCAATTCACCGGCCCAATCCCAACCAGCTTATGCGAGAAAGGGAAGCTAGAAGAGATGCTAATGATATACAACTCGTTTTCAGGTCAAATACCGTCGAGTTTAGCCAACTGCAGGAGCCTGAATCGGATCCGACTCGGTTACAACAAATTATCCGGCGAAATACCCACCGGATTTTGGGGTCTCCCCCATGTTTATTTACTTGAACTCGTTAACAACTCGTTCTCTGGACCAATTGGGAAATCAATTGCAAATGCTGCAAATTTGTCCCTTTTGATTATATCTAGAAACGAGTTCAATGGTTTCTTGCCTGAAGAACTCGGTTTAGTTAATAACTTAGCTAAACTCTCTGCTAGTGACAACAAGTTCAATGGGGCATTGCCTAAAAGTATAGTAAACCTTGATGGATTAGGGATCCTTGATCTTCATGGGAATGAATTAGAAGGTGAATTGCCTAATGGGATCGATTCGTTGAAGAAATTAAACGAGTTGAACTTAGCTAACAACAAGTTTTCTGGGAAAATCCCAGATGGAATCGGTAGCTTATCGGTGTTGAATTATCTCGACTTGTCCGATAATCAGTTAACCGGAAGAATCCCACTCACTTTGCAGAGTTTGAAGCTTAATCAGCTTAACCTCTCGAATAATTTGTTATCTGGTGAGTTACCTCCTTTGTTCGATAAAGACATGTACAAAAACAGCTTCTTGGGGAACCCTGGTTTATGTGGGAATTATAGTGGTTCGTGTGGTGGTAAGGATGAAGATAAGCTTAAAGGTTATGTTTGGTTACTTAGATCCATCTTTATACTAGCTGGTTTGGTGTTTGTTGTTGGTGTGGTTTGGTTTTACTTGAAATATAGGAATTATCAGAAAGCTAAGGCCATTGATAAGTCTAAATGGACTTTAATGTCATTCCATAAATTGGGTTTTAGTGAGTATGAGATATTGGATTGTCTTGATGAAGATAATGTGATAGGGAGAGGATCTTCGGGTAAAGTTTACAAGGTCGTGCTTAGTAGCGGTGAGGCTGTTGCTGTGAAGAAGCTTTGGGGTGGTTTGAAAAAGGGTTGCGACAGTGTAGATCTTGAGAAAGGTCATGCTGAGTCACAGGTTCAGGACGACGGGTTTCAAGCTGAGGTTGAGACATTAGGGAAGATTAGGCACAAGAACATTGTTAAGTTATGGTGTTCTTGTACTACCCGGGATTGCAAGCTTTTGGTGTATGAGTACATGCCGAATGGTAGCTTGGGTGATTTGCTGCATAGCTGCAAAAGTGGTTCACTCGGTTGGCCGACGAGGTACAAGATTATCGTGGATGCAGCCGAGGGACTTTCGTATTTGCATCATGATTGTGTGCCTCCGATTGTGCACAGGGATGTCAAGTCCAATAATATCTTATTGGATGGTGACTTTGGCGCTAGAGTGGCGGATTTCGGAGTTGCCAAGGTGGTTGATGCGGCTGGAAAGGTTGCTAAGTCTATGTCTGTCATTGCCGGATCTTGTGGTTACATTGCTCCAG AGTATGCGTATACGCTTCGGGTGAACGAGAAGAGTGACATATACAGTTTTGGAGTAGTAATACTCGAGTTAGTCACAGGCAGACTCCCAATCGACCCGGAGTTTGGCGAGAAGGACCTCGTAAAGTGGGTCTGCACCACTCTAAATCAAAAAGGAGTGGACTATGtcctcgattccaaactcaatcCATGTTTCAAAGAAGAAATGTGTAAGGTCCTCAACATCGGTCTCCTTTGTACAAGTCCACTCCCGATCAACCGACCGTCGATGAGAAGGGTGGTTAAGTTGCTGCAAGAAGCCGGTGCTGAGAACCAGCTGAAGGCTGCCAAAAAGGACGGGAAATTAACTCCTTATTACTACGAAGACGGCTCGGATCAAGGAAGTGTAgcttga